DNA from Desulfarculus baarsii DSM 2075:
CAAGATGCGACCATAAAAGGCTTTTGGCCGCTTGAGGGCGTCCAGGGGCGGCAGGCCCCATTGCAGTAGGTGAGCCAACGTCCCCACCAGCCAATCGGGGTGGGTCGGGCAGCCGGGCAGATTGATCAACGGCGTTTTGACCCCTTGCGCCTCGAGGAATTCGGCCACGCCGACCGCGCCGGTGGGGTTGTTTTGCGCCGCGGGGATGCCGCCAAAGGCCGCGCAAGAGCCGAGGGCCACCACGGCCTTGGCCTTGGCCGCGGCGGCTTTGACCAGATCGGTCACCGGGCGGTGGCCCATGACGCACGCCTCGGGCATGCCGGCGGGTAGCGAACCCTCGACCACCAGCAGGTAGCCGCCGGCGTCGATGGCCTTGTCCACCGTGTCCATGGCGGTCTGACCGGTGGCCGCCGAGAGGGTGGAGTGGAACAATAAAGAGATGTAGCGCGTGATGACCCGAGCTGGCGAAGGCGCTTCGGAGTTTAAAAACGACACGGAGCAGCCGGAGCAACTCTGGCCCTGCAGCCATAGCACCGGGGCCTGGCCAGCCTCCATCCGCGCCAGGGCCTGGGCCAGGCTTGGCGCCAAGCTTGGCTCAAGTCCCATGACCGCGGCCAGGGTCGCGCCGAATTTCAAAAATTGACGCCTGGTTATGCTGGCCATCACGGTCTCCGCTCAGTGAACCGCGCAGGCCAGGCACGGATCGAACGAACGCACGATCCTGGCGGCCTCCAACGGGTTTTGCGGGTCGGCCACCGGCAGGCCTTCGAGGGACGACTCGACCGGGCCGGGCACGCCGGCGTCGTCGCGGGGCGAGCAGTTCCAGGTGGTGGGCACGACACACTGATAATTGGCGATGCGGTAGTCGGCGATCTCGATCCAGTGGCCCAGCGCGCCGCGCGGCGCTTCGATCAGGCCCGCGCCCGCGCCGCTGGCGGGCACGTCGAAGTCGGCATAGGTCGGCTCGCCTGGTTTGAGTTGGTTGATCCAGCGCGCGCAGGCCTCGGCCACCAGCTTGCATTCGATGGCGCGGGCGGCATGGCGGCCCATGGCCGAGTTGAGCTCGGCCGGTTGGCGGCCAAGAGCGCCGAGGAGCTGATCGACCATCTCCCGCACCTGGGCCTGGCCGGCCTGGTAAGCCACCAGAATGCGCGCCAACGGGCCAACCTCCTGCGGGCGATTGTCGTAGCGCGGTGCTTTCAGCCATGAATAGGCCCCGCTTTTGCGTGGCGCGGGTATTGTTTGGCCCTTGGTCGGATGCAGGCCGGACGGAGAAGAGAACAGCGAATGGGTGGTCTGCTCGGTGATCTTGGTCAGATCCAACGACGCGGCCTGGCCATGGCTGACGCGTCCGGCTGGCAGCAGAAAGCCGTCCTCTTGGGGAAAGACGCCATAGGCCATGAAGTCACCGGGGCCGGCGCCATGCTGAAAATACTCGGGAAACGCCGTGGCGACGGCCAGGATGTCGGGCAGGTAGGCCGTGTCGATGAAAACGCGCAACTGATCGATGATGGCGGCGTAAGCGGCGATTTTTTTGGCGCTGACCTGCTCGGTGACGCCGCCGGGCGCCAACGCCGTGGCGTGAGGAACCTTGCCGGCCCAGATGGCCACGGCCTGATGGGCCAAGGCGCGCATGTCAAGGGCCTGCAAATAGTGCTTCAGCGCTCCCACGTTGAGGCCGGCGTCTTGAATGTAATGGCCGGCGTAGCGCGGCAGAAACGGCGCGCCGGGGCTGATGGCCCCAGCCTTTCGCTGGCCGCTCACCCAATCACGCAGATCGTTCAAGGCCGGGTCCGCCCCGTGATAACCCAGAATGGCTGTCACGTCGACAAAGTCTAGCGCGGAAAGTTGATAAAAATGAATAAGATGAGACTGAATATAATTGGCGCCCAAGATCAGGTTGCGCGCGATGACGCCATTGGGGGTCAGCGCTGGGTTATATATCTGCTCCTGGGCCAAAATAGAGGCCAAGCCGTGGGAGATGGGACAGACGCCACAGATGCGCTGGGTGATTTGCTGGGCGTCGAGTGGGTCGCGTCCTCTGAGTATGTTCTCGAAGCCACGGAACATTTCCCCCGCGCAATAAGCACTGGCCACCTTGCCGCCATCAAGCTCAAGACGAATGCCCAAGTGCCCTTCGATGCGGGTCAACGGCGAAAGCTCAACTAGGGTGCCCATGTCGCATCCGTATTGTGTGGTCTTAACCAGCTATTGGCGGCAGACGGTTGGCGCCTCAGCGGATTGCGTCCAGGTGATAATCGGCGCATCCAATGGGGGGTCGGAAGCGGGCCGGTGATCATAACCATGGCGTAAGGTTCTGAGAAGTCTGCGCGAAATTGGTTGTATGGTAAATGATTGATCGGCGTGGCGTCAAGTGCGCCGAGAATGAAAAGAGCAAACAGTCTATTTTTGTGCCATCGGCGAAGACAAGCGGGCAATGTTTTGCATATACAAATCAATTAATATGATTTTAGATGCTTAACATGCTGGAAATAAACTAAATGATCGTTGCAAAAGATCGTGACGCAATCTGTTGTCCATGCTGGCGCACATTGCGTCGATGCCACGTTGGTTCAGCCGAGAGCCTCCTTCACGGCGGTCACGCCATTTCTGGCGTTGCCCAACAGCCTGTAAACGCGCAAGGGAGGGGCGTCATTTCCGGGCAATGGGCCAAGGTTAGCGAATTTGGCGATGAGCAGATTCATCAAAAGATCGCTGGCTGTCGTTATGACCAGCTTGAGTTTTCCTTTTTGCTCGATCGCCAGCATTCGCACAATATCGATCACGGCGACGCGATTGAGGTCGTCAAGGTGCGCGAAAGGTTCATCAAGGAAATATGTGCCGCCAGCTTCCCGTGCACGCGCAAGGAAGATTGACAGTGCAAGGTCTTGGCGCTGACCACGGCTGAAATATTTGGAGGGAGAGAGCGGGACGCCATTTTCAATATAGGCCACGATATCGGTAATATTGATTTGGTTGTCATGGCTGGAGAAATCAACTTTGTTAAAGATGCTGTTTGTATTCATTCTGGAGAATAACGCAAACATGACATCTTTCAAGTCAGAAAGAGCGGCGCGTCTTTGTTGGGAAAATTGTTGGCGATTAAATTTAATGATATTATTGCACGATGAGATTTTCTTGTTTAGCAATGTTATGCACTCATTTATTTTATCAGCAGAACTTTGAAGACTTTCACGCTTGGCGCCATTGGTTAAAATAAATATGCATGCGTCGATGTTTGCTAATTCATTCCGAGCGCTTGATGCAACATCGTTGTCTGCTTGAATAGAGTGCTTGAGAGATAGTAATTCCTCGTCAGAAAATGGTATGTGTTTGCCAATAGACTCCCACGCAAGTTTGAAAGCTATCTCGTTATGATGAAGTTTATTAATTATTTCCATGGCTGATGTATGTCTGTCTGACGCTTGCTCAAAGGCCAGTTCAAGAGTAGCCAGCTCTTCCTCGGTGCGGTGCAAATCCTGGCGAGCAGCGGCATCTTTTGCTTTCAGTTCTTCGGCCGCCACCTCAAAAAACCTGGATAATGCATCGCGCAAGCCAAGAAGAGAAAGTTTCTCTGGTGCTGAAATATTCAGCGCGCTGTGGATGGACTCCATGTCATGCCACAGCTGAGCGAGATGGCCGGCGACATTCAGGCCTCTGATGATGTCTTTCAACGACCGGTGGATATCGTCGAAATCAAAATCATCGACAAGGCGTTTGCATGAAGAAATATAGTCATTCCACTTTTGTTCACGTTCGTTAATTTCTTGGCGGATTATGGACAAGCGCTCTTTGTTGGAATTGTAAGTATTGATGTCCTCCGTTAGCGCGCAAATTTCCTGCTCGATTCGTTCTAATGACTGGCGAAGTTGAGCTTCCTTTGAAGAAGAATAGTCGATGCCGAGGTCTGTGCTGCTGGAAACTGCATTGAACAAATCGTGCGCGGTTTTCCAGTCGTGCCCACAGGTTGGGCACACACTTTGAGTTTTTATGGCGGGCAGGGCATTGCGCGCGTAAACTTTCAGCTGCGTAAGATCGTCCGTTATCTTGGCTAATTGGCTGCGTAAAATCGCCCGTTTAGACTGTGCTTGATCCAGCCTGCCTTCAAGAATTGAAGCTTTGGCTGTTTCGGTTTTTACGAGATTTGATAGTTTGTGTGACTCAGAGCGAACACGGTCAAGCTGATAGTTGTTCTCCACGGCTTGTGGATAGACTTCAAGTAAATATGACGCGCTCTGCAGCAAACTTTTGCGCGCCATAAGGTCGATCTTATAATACTGGTTTGTTTTAAATATTTCCTCGACTGTTTTGGATGATATCTCTGGATAATATGTAACAATGGAAGTGATTGTTGAGGCGACATGTTCACAAATATCAGATACGGAAGAATGCTGTGCGGCGAGTGATGCAACTTCCATGTTAAGTGTATTGATCTGCTGCTTTTTTTGGGCAATTTGCGTGGAAACGTTGGCCAAATTATCCAGTTGAGCGTGCCTGTCCGCACCGGACGCTTCAGCTTTTTCTTTTAGCTGAGTTATATCATCAATAAGTTGTCTGATGTAATCAATTTCTTGTTTTCTCTTTTCGATATGCGCGACAAATCGATCAAGCTTGTTCGAAATTCTCTGCTTCATGTCGACGATTTCATGGAGATCGTTAACAGCGCCAAGCGGTTCGATCTGGATATTTAATAGCAATATGCAGGCATTGATTGACTTTTTCGTATCGCTGAAAATATGCTCATATCGAGCGGGGTCTGGTGGCAAGTCTCCAGTATCGTCTATGAGTTGCTTAATTTTTTCTGCCCGCCTTTTTTCTAGCTTGAGATTTGCATTAAGAAGTCTTATGAAGTTTTTAACTATATCGTTTATATCATTAAGATGACTCATGCCAAGTAAATCATAAAAAATTTGTTCACGCAGACCTGATGATTCGCTATCCACCATCGTTGAAAGCGAATCTTGATAAAAAAAGTGTTTGCCCCATAAATGGTTTTGATGCAGCTCCAGCAGGCGAGCGTAATCATGATTTTCGGCACTTAATACGGAATTTTTTATAAACGTATTTAGGTATTCCAACGATGATTTAACTATATCGCTATCGCGCTGATCTGATTTATCAGTTTTCCATTTGCCATCATTGCAAGTTACATATTCGCCAGAAATTTCGCCACAGATCAGAAAGCTATCTTTTTTTGTCAAGCACGCACATTCACTCCAACAATTATTCATATCTGCATTAATACGTTTCGAGCGAATTCGGCGCGTAAACAATAATTCAGCAGCTTGCAATAGCGTGGTTTTACCTGTTCCATTGGGCGCATATATCAAAGTGATCGGTGAGGAAAAGTCGAGCTCAATGCTGCCTGCAAGGCCACGAAAATTAACAACTTTTATGCTAGAGAATTGTACTGACATCGTCTGAATCCCCGATATATGATTCAATCAAAATGATGATTTCATCCTCGCTTGCGTTGGCCAGTTGACGCATGAGGATCTCATCATCTTTGCATAATGATATTAGCGTGCTATCAGCATTTGCGGCTGCACTTTTGGCAAAAGGCAAAGACAGTATGGGTATGCGCCTGATCCGCTCTTCCCAGGCGGAAGGATCATCAGGATCGCCAACCGGCCAAATTATTTGTTTGCGACACAGGTATAAGTCGCTTTCAAGGCTCTGAATTGTGCCGTGTAGATCGTCGCTGCCCACGACTCTATTTTCTTCATCAAGCGCAGGCGATCTATACGTGTTCATGTCATGCGCAATCGCCAAGATAAGGTAGCCATCAACTATCTTATGCTTACGGCGCTTTTCGCCAAGTTTTTGCGATAATATGGCCAGGCCTTCACCATGAGAACTTTTCAGCTTTGACGCGATAGGTTCGTCGATTACGACTAGTGCTACCACGGCATAGTCTGATTCCCAAAGTGTGCAATTGGCCGCATCTGCCGCGCTATCAGCTAGTGTTAGTCCGACGGGATTAGCGTAGGAATCAATACAATCAACACATGCGTTATGCATAAGACACGCTTCCTGAGCTTAACATGCCAATTATACCTGATAGCCTCATGCAATTTATTTTGCTTGTCGTTGCGTCTTGATAGCAGTTTTCAATAGTCGTCAGCGGCAATAAATATATTGAAAATGGTCGCGGGGGTGATCCGATGCTTTCGCTAGGCGCGTGTGTTATGGATGACGCGCCTGGCGTGATCTGGTCCTCATCGATGTGTCCCATGCCGGGAGCAATGCACATGATCAGTGGCTTTTTGTATTGCGTTAGCGAATTTTCCATGGCATTTTTCATATCATATGCATGTTTTGATTTGTCAGACCAAATATTAATATCAATATTGCCAATATTTGTTCTGAGTTGCGCTGTCTCTTCCGCAACTAGGTGCGCGATATTGCAATACATAAGTACGGAAATGCAACGCAGGGCCTTTATCAGATCATCTCGGTGCTCATGCAGCTTATCGCATAAAGAGGTCGAATAGCTTCCTGGCGCCATTCCACTTTTTATCAAGGCGATAAGATTATCTGCTTGCACGCCCTTAATGGTCGTTTTGATCTGTAATTTCAACCAACAGAGCGCTGAAAATATCTCCTTGGTTGCATGATGCCCGTATCCGCAAGAGCAGTTTCTGCAAATAAATCTCGCAAGCTCATAGGGTTGATGCTCAAATTCGCTATACTCTCTAAGCTGATAGCTCAGGCCATGATCGTGGTTTGTTGTTATCTGATTGTGTAGCGTGGCGGGCCAATTATGTCTTTCAGCATCAGGTACAGTTTTGAACTTCAACTTGCCTGATATCAACAGGGGTTCCGTTGATCGCACCAACCTGGCAACAAAGTTTCCGTTCTTATGAAGCCTTGTCCCTTTTTTGATCTCATGTTTTACGATATGCGCAGCATCGGCATGAATATATATTCCACTTAAATTACGTAGTTTGTCGTTTGACTCATCCTTGTCATGCTTCCCCATCGCATGATTGGCCAGTGCGATTGCAAAATGGTTATGAGCTGTAATGTCAAGATTAGTAAATATTCTATTTAACGCATCTTGCCATGCTGAAGCATGTGGGTCTTTTTGATATAATTGCCCGGCAACAAGTATGTATTTTCGTGTTGCTTCAGGAAGCAGATTGGTCTTGTTGCATACTGTAACCATTTCACTGGTGGGGGTTTTGCCATCACCATTATAAATGAAGTCGGAGCAAATAATTGGCCAAATATCGAGGCCATTTGTCTGTATGCAAACCTGCGAAACGCCGCCATCTAAATAATCAATCTGTCCCAACTCTGCACATTGCTCTGGGAAATGCTTAACATAAATTACGCTTTTAGTCGTGAGCTTTTCCGTGCCATCAGCAGGATATCTTAGCCAGCACCATCCATAATTATATCGCCGTTTGGCCCCGGGAAACCCCTCCTCGTCCTCGCGCCAGCTTTTTATGATTTCCGTTCCGTGATGCCGTGTCCTGTCTGTAAAAATCTCATTTAATTTATTGCCATGCGTAAATCCGAACCCCGCTATAAGCACTATCTTCCCTTTGTATTTATTGATTAAATCATTTATCGTATACCAATCTTTAACGCCAAATGTCAGTTCTGGAAACATGATTATAATTGGTTTATTGCCTGGAAAATGATCGCCTATTTCTTGTTCCAAAAACTCCTTGACCAAGTTTACATATTCAGGGCGGCTGTCGTCATATAGCCGCTCTCTTTTTGGTGGTGGCGTTTGCACCAGGCATAAATTCAGATGGTTGCTGTCCACGAAATCGCCGGGCACTTTTACATTGTGCACATACAAGCCATTGCCTTTTTTTGCCCCGCGTGCCCTCGGCATTTGTCACCCTTGTTTTGTTGCGGCAAACCAATGCGCCAAAAACAAAAACCGCCCCCACGGCGGATGCCGTGAAAGGGCGGTCTTGACCCGCGCCTAATTTGCCACTCGCCCTTGGCTTCTGTCAAGCGATTATCATTTGCCGATATTTATTTTTTGCCCCAACTGTGCCAAAATAAAAGCCCAGGGAGCGCGCCGATGTACCGCCCACCAAACAACCATGCGGAGATAACCGTCAGTCAGGCCAAGGCCATCGACGCGCCATTGGCCCGGCTGTTGGCCCCTCTGGCCGGTGACACGCCGTTGAGCGCTCGGGCGCTACGCGCTCACGCCAGGCCAGGTCAGCCTATCGACCGCTTGGCCGTCTGCGCCATCATCTTCGAATATCTGCGATTTTCCGGGCGTTGATGCGCGTTCTCTTCGTCCAGACCCTGGCCATGGGCGATCTGCTGCTGACCACGCCCGCGCTGTCGGCCCTGGCCCAGGCCCGGCCTCAAGCCGTCATCGACGTGCTGGCCAATGATTCCTTTGCCCGCGTTTTGGCAGGCAATCCGGCGGTCAACCGCTTTATTGCCTTGCCTTTCACCCGGCTCTACGCCCTGGCCAACCAGCCCGACGAAGCCCGAGCGGTCATGGAAACCCTGGCTCTGCTGGCCCGCTTCACCGAAGACCTGGCCGGCGGCTATGACCTGGTCTACAACCCCTGCTTCAACGAGTTGGCCTGCGCCCTGACCGTGCGGACCAAGGGCGGCCAGGCCTTGGGCGGCGATTTTACCGCTGATGGGGCCATGATCATGCGCGGTGATTGGCCCAATTATTGCCACAATATTTTCAGCGGCCCGGCCTATAACGGCCTGCATCTGAGCGATCTGCACGGCCTGGCCCTGGGTTTGCCGTCGGCGACGCGGCGGCCAGTGTTCCAGGCGCGGCCCGAGGACCAGCGTCAGGCCCGGGCCTTGCTGACCCAACTGGGCTGGCGGCCCGAGCGGCCCCTGATCGCCTTGCAGGTGGGGGCGGGCAAGGCCGATCGCCGTTGGCCGCCGGAAAAGTGGGTGGAGCTGGGGCGTTTGTTGGGACATAAAGGCCTGAGCGTGGTTTTGCCCGGCGCGCCCCACGAGGCCGCGCTCACCGCCCGGGTGGCGGCGGGGCTGGGCCCGACGGCCCTGGATCTGGCCGGCCGCACCGATCTGGGACAGTTGGCCGCCGTGCTGGGTCACTGCCGGGCCTTGATCGCCAACGACACCGGCACTGTCCACCTGGCCGCCGCCTTGGCCCTGCCCATCGTCAGCCTCAGCCTGGGCAAGGCCCAGTTTCGCGCCACCGGGCCATATGGCCCCGGCAACGTGGTCGTGGAGGCCGATCTGCCCTGCGCGCCCTGCCTCGATGCGGCCGCCTGCCAGGCCAAGCACTGCTGGGCGGCCATCGCGCCGGCCGACGCCTTGGCCGCCTTGGAGCACGTTTTGGGCCGAGCCTTTCAGCGGCCGGCCGGTTCGCGGGCCAGGTTTTATCGCGCCCAGCCCGACGCGGCCGGGCTCATGGACTGGCTACCTTTAAGCCCCGACCCAGCCCAGGCCAGGCACGCGGCCTATCGCCAGGCCTGGCTGAGCGTCTTGCGCCCTGGCCAGTGGCCCCGCGCGCCGCTGTCGCCATCCCGCCCGCCGGCCTCGGGCCCGCTGGCCGCCTTTGACGCCCTGGCCGCCGCCGCCTTGGCAGCCCTGGCGCGCATCGAGGCGGCCCTTGGCGGCCAGGCCCCGCCCGCCACGGCCCGCCCGGCCATGGACGCGCTCAATCAGGCCACGGCCGAGGCGCGCCGCCTGGGGGCGGCCGAAGCGTTGGTCCGGCCGCTGGCGATGTATCTTGTCCAGCGCCTGGCCAGCCTGGACGAGCCTCGGCCCGAGCGGCAAATCCGCCTGCAACGGGCCGTGTTCGCCCAGACGCGGGCCGTGGCCGGGCTGGTCTGGGCGGCGCTGACGGGCTAGACTTCCTGCCAGACAACGCCGCGCTGGCGGTTGGCCCGGGCCGCCCGCTCCAGGGCCGGGTGGCCGGCGGGTAGGACGCCCTGGGGCGCGGGGTTCCAGCGGCCCTGGGCCTTCAACTCGGCGACGCGCGCCTCGATGGGCCCCCGCCAGCGGCGTTCGATGACGTTAAAGAGCCACTTGGCCAGATCATTGAAGCGCGACCAGGTGTTGTCCTGCACGCGGTAGAGATAGAGCAGTTTGGCGATGTGGCCGATCTTGCCGCCGATGAAAAAACGGATCATCAGCTCGTAATCGTCGGCGATGACCAAGCGGGGGTTATAGCCGCCCAAGCGCCACAGCTCGCTGGCCCGAAAGGCCCGCACGTGATTGGGGCAGACGGCCATGTGCTGGATCACCGGCCCGGCCCCGAAAACATCGCCGTAAACATCGTAGGCCAGAGCCTCGCGATAGCGCCGGCCTTGCAACTCGGTCCAGCGGTAGCGACCGCGATCTTCCCACTCGGGGTAGACGTGGGGCGAGCCATCGGGCAAAAACTCGGCGAAGTTGGAGTGAACCATGCCCAGCTCCGGGTCGGCGGCAAAGGCGGCCACGACCTCTTGCAGGCAGTCGGCGCCGAGCATGTCGTCGTGGTCGAGCTCCACCAAAATCTCGCCGCCGCACAGGCCCGTGGCCTGGCGCTTGATCCAGCCGATGTTGGCCTGGCCCCGTCGCTGGGGAAAAAAGGCCTTGATCCGATGATCGGCCCGGGCCAATCGCTCGATCAGCCGGGGCGTGCCGTCGCTGGAGCCGTCGTCGACAAGCACCCACTCCCAGTTGCGATAGCCCTGGCCGCACAGCGAGGCGTAGGCCTCCATCAGGCGCTGGCCGGGGTTGAAGGTGGGGGTGTAGACCGAAACCAGGGGCTCGTCGCGGCCGGCGGTGGGGGGAAAGACGGCCCAACTCAGATATGTCTCGTGCACGGCGCGCAACAGCTCGTCCGGCCGGGGCGCTTGATCAAAGTGCAGCCAGCGCCGACGATCGGCCAGCGGCAGCATGACCAGCGGTTTGGGCCGTGGGCCGATGCTGACGAAAACATGGGCCGGCCGTTGGTTGAGGTTGGCCAGAAGCTCGCCCTCCGTGGCCGAAAAGCACGCCTCCACCGCCGGCAGCGCGCCCGACTCCAGGGGCAGGCTTCGCCCCAGATGGGCCGCATAGGCCGTTTGAGCCCGCTGGTCCAGCCCGCCGTGAATGACCACCCGCAACACCGCAGCCTCCTTTTGCCTGATCCGCGCCCAATGGCGTAATATAGCCCAAGGCCGCCGGCCCACGGCGGTCAAAGGCCAAAAGGGCGCTCATGAAGATTTTACAGGTCGCGCACAATTTTCCCCCGCTATCGTGGGCCGGCACGGAAAACTACACCCTGGGCCTGTCGCTGGCCCTGCGCCGCCGGGGCGTGGAGGTCGAGGTGATCCACCCCGTCTTCGGCCGGGGCCAGGGCCTGGAGCGCCTGGAAATGCTGGGCCTGCCAACCTGGCGGGTGGGTCTGGACGACGAACCCACGCTGGTCAGTCTGGTCGATCGCCGCTCGGCGGCCATTGTCTGCGATGTGGCCCAAGAGGGCGGCTTCGAGCTGATCCACGCCCAGCATCTGCTGGGCTTCAGCGCCGAGGTCGTTTACGAGGCCCAGCGCCGCGGCCTGCCCGTGGTGCTGACCCTGCACGACTTCTGGATCATCTGCCCGCTGATCTTTGGCCAGACGCCCAGCCAAAAGCCCTGCCCCGGCCGGGGCAGGCAAAATTGCCTGAACTGCCTGATGGAAGCCGTGTCACAAGCCGGCCCCAGGCCCGACCTGCTGCCCACCTTGGAGCGCTTTTGGCGGGAACGCGACGCCTATTTGGGCCAGATGCTCAAACTGCCCAGCAAGGTGCTGGCCGTCAGCCGTTTCGTGGCGCGGACCATGGCCGCCCGTGGCCTGGCCGGGCCCAACATGGCCGTCATGCCGGCCGGCGTCGTGCCCTTCACCCTGGGTCCAAACCCCGGCCCCGATCCGGCCGACGGCCTGGTCCTGGCCTTCATGGGCAACATCATGCCCCTCAAGGGGCCCCACCTGGCGGCGCGGGCCATCGACGGCCTGGCCGGCGCGCGGCTGGAAATCCACGGCAAGGCGGTCAACCAACCCTACGCCGCCGGCCTGCTGGCGCTCTGCGAAGACAAACCCGAGACCTTCAGCTATCACGGGCCCTACGACATCAGCCAGCGCGGCGGCGTCTTGGCCCGCTGCCACGCGCTGGTCGTGCCCTCACTGACGGAATCCTATTGCCTGACCGCCCGCGAGGCCCTTTTTGCCGGTCGGCCGGTCCTGGCCTCCGATGTGGGCGGCATCCCCGAGGCCGTGCGCCACGGCCAAAACGGCCTGCTCTTTCCGCCCGGCGATTGGCGAAGCCTGCGCCGGCTCGCGCAAAGGCTCATCGAGCGGCCCGAGGAACTTGCCGCCTTGACCCGGGGCGTGCGCCAGCCACACACCGTCACCGAGGACGCCGAAAAATACCTGAGCCTCTATCGTCGCATCCTGGCCAGTGGCTAGACGCCTGGGCGTTCGTCGGCCCGGCCGCCCTGATCCAGGCTAATGGTGCGGGTGCGGCTGGGGTCGAGCAAGTGGTGGATGGTGCAGCGCGTGAAATCGTCGTTGTAACTCAACCGCAGGCCCAGCTTGGCGTAATGACGGTTTTCATCGGGCTCGACCACGCCGGCCCAGCGCTCCATGAACAGCAGCATGTTGGGCACGTCGTGGGCCTTGCGGCCTGGTGAAATGCCCTCGTGATGCAACACCTTGCCGCGCGGCTCGTAGTGGATCGTCCAACCCATGCGCCCGACCTTCAAACACAGGTCGATGTCTTCGAATCCGTTGACAAAAGCCTCGTCAAACATGCCGGCGGCGAAAAAAGCCTCGGCCCGGATCAACAGGCACGCCCCGGTCACGGCCTGAAAGCGTTCGGGCGTGTTGACCACCGGGTGTTCGGCGTCCAGGCCCTGAAAAATGTGATAAGGCGCGCCGTTGGGCCGGAAAGCCACGCCGGCGTGCTGCACGCGGTTGCCGTGGGGGTAGATCAGCCGCGCCCCGACCACCGCCGCCCGTCGCTCGCGCGCCAAAACTTCCAGCAGCGGCGGCAACCAGCCGGCTTGTGGCTCGGTGTCGTTGTTCAAAAACAGCAGATTGCCCGAACGCGCGGCCTGGGCCCCCTGGTTGCAGGCCTTGGCGAAACCAAGGTTGTGCTGGTTGCTGATCACCGTCACGTCGCCGCCCAGCCCGGCCAAAAGGGCCGCCGTGCCGTCGGTGGAGGCGTTGTCGACGATGATCACCTCGTAACTGGGGCCGTCACTGTTCTGGGCCAGGGTTTGCAGACAACGCAAGGTGAACGCCGCCCGATTGAACACCGGGATGATGATGCTCACGTCATAGGCCGGTTGGACGGATTTTGTGGCAATGTCGCTTTGGGTCATGTTCGCGCCAAATTTTGGTTGGAGCCGCGCTTGATCGTTGGGTTGCCTCGCGGTTATATGATGCAAGAGCCGCGCCACGGGATTGTGTTGCGTTAATATGCTGTAATTATTTGATAAATATTTGGCATGCCGGTGCGGTTGGGTAATATTTGACGGGTGCGGGGAAATTTTGCCGTGGGCTGGCGTGTTCATGGCGGTGGAGCCGTGCAAAGTCGCGCCGGGTTGCGCGGGCTTTTTGGGCTGTG
Protein-coding regions in this window:
- a CDS encoding glycosyltransferase, which gives rise to MKILQVAHNFPPLSWAGTENYTLGLSLALRRRGVEVEVIHPVFGRGQGLERLEMLGLPTWRVGLDDEPTLVSLVDRRSAAIVCDVAQEGGFELIHAQHLLGFSAEVVYEAQRRGLPVVLTLHDFWIICPLIFGQTPSQKPCPGRGRQNCLNCLMEAVSQAGPRPDLLPTLERFWRERDAYLGQMLKLPSKVLAVSRFVARTMAARGLAGPNMAVMPAGVVPFTLGPNPGPDPADGLVLAFMGNIMPLKGPHLAARAIDGLAGARLEIHGKAVNQPYAAGLLALCEDKPETFSYHGPYDISQRGGVLARCHALVVPSLTESYCLTAREALFAGRPVLASDVGGIPEAVRHGQNGLLFPPGDWRSLRRLAQRLIERPEELAALTRGVRQPHTVTEDAEKYLSLYRRILASG
- a CDS encoding glycosyltransferase family 2 protein, with product MSIIIPVFNRAAFTLRCLQTLAQNSDGPSYEVIIVDNASTDGTAALLAGLGGDVTVISNQHNLGFAKACNQGAQAARSGNLLFLNNDTEPQAGWLPPLLEVLARERRAAVVGARLIYPHGNRVQHAGVAFRPNGAPYHIFQGLDAEHPVVNTPERFQAVTGACLLIRAEAFFAAGMFDEAFVNGFEDIDLCLKVGRMGWTIHYEPRGKVLHHEGISPGRKAHDVPNMLLFMERWAGVVEPDENRHYAKLGLRLSYNDDFTRCTIHHLLDPSRTRTISLDQGGRADERPGV
- a CDS encoding glycosyltransferase; translated protein: MLRVVIHGGLDQRAQTAYAAHLGRSLPLESGALPAVEACFSATEGELLANLNQRPAHVFVSIGPRPKPLVMLPLADRRRWLHFDQAPRPDELLRAVHETYLSWAVFPPTAGRDEPLVSVYTPTFNPGQRLMEAYASLCGQGYRNWEWVLVDDGSSDGTPRLIERLARADHRIKAFFPQRRGQANIGWIKRQATGLCGGEILVELDHDDMLGADCLQEVVAAFAADPELGMVHSNFAEFLPDGSPHVYPEWEDRGRYRWTELQGRRYREALAYDVYGDVFGAGPVIQHMAVCPNHVRAFRASELWRLGGYNPRLVIADDYELMIRFFIGGKIGHIAKLLYLYRVQDNTWSRFNDLAKWLFNVIERRWRGPIEARVAELKAQGRWNPAPQGVLPAGHPALERAARANRQRGVVWQEV